From Halobacteriovorax sp. HLS, the proteins below share one genomic window:
- a CDS encoding DEAD/DEAH box helicase — MKDSKKFDSLKLLPSVLEAIEDAGFVKPSPIQLKAIPPLLEGRDLLGIAKTGSGKTAAFCLPIIDKIIRRPVEVSRHHVRALILTPTRELASQIEQFIQDIGSLEGVSSLVVFGGSRRANQVEMLREGVDILVATPGRLIDLIESNTLSLDEVETFVLDEADMMLDMGFLHDVNIIISHLPIKKQTLMFSATMPKTIEKLSKDLLRDPVKVKVDIESTVVKKIEQRLYTLVKKDKLNLLLHLLENEELSKVLLFCKTKIGADILVEELLKHGISCDSIHSNKSQRQREIVLESFKSGEFRLLVATDVAARGIDISGITHVINYALPEEVSNYVHRIGRTARAGGAGIAISFCVSSEVKLLASIEKKIGESIPVINDHPFFAELSSQDPHSKKKKKPKRKRF; from the coding sequence ATGAAAGACTCCAAGAAATTTGACTCACTTAAGCTACTTCCTTCTGTTTTAGAAGCAATCGAAGATGCTGGTTTTGTAAAACCGTCTCCAATTCAACTAAAAGCAATTCCTCCTCTACTAGAGGGGCGCGATCTATTAGGTATAGCCAAGACTGGCTCAGGTAAGACAGCAGCTTTTTGTCTTCCGATTATTGATAAAATAATTAGAAGACCTGTGGAGGTTTCTAGGCATCATGTTAGGGCCCTTATTTTAACTCCTACTCGTGAACTTGCCTCCCAAATTGAGCAGTTTATTCAAGACATAGGTAGTTTAGAAGGCGTTAGCTCTCTGGTCGTGTTTGGAGGTTCTAGAAGAGCTAATCAAGTTGAAATGCTAAGGGAGGGAGTCGATATCTTAGTGGCAACTCCAGGTCGACTTATTGATCTTATAGAATCTAATACATTGAGTTTAGATGAAGTTGAAACTTTCGTTTTAGATGAAGCGGATATGATGTTAGATATGGGTTTTTTACATGATGTGAATATTATCATTTCTCATCTTCCAATAAAAAAGCAGACGCTAATGTTCTCGGCCACAATGCCAAAAACCATTGAGAAACTCTCTAAAGATTTATTGCGAGATCCAGTTAAGGTGAAGGTTGACATTGAGTCGACTGTTGTAAAAAAGATTGAGCAACGTCTTTATACTTTAGTCAAAAAGGATAAATTAAACTTACTTCTTCATTTACTTGAGAATGAGGAACTCTCAAAAGTTCTCCTCTTTTGTAAGACTAAAATTGGAGCAGATATTTTAGTGGAAGAATTACTGAAACATGGAATTAGTTGTGACTCAATTCATAGTAATAAATCCCAACGTCAAAGAGAGATTGTTCTAGAGTCTTTTAAGTCTGGAGAGTTCCGCTTGTTGGTCGCTACAGATGTTGCCGCCAGAGGAATTGATATTTCGGGAATTACTCATGTTATTAATTACGCTCTTCCTGAAGAGGTTAGTAATTATGTTCATCGAATAGGGCGAACAGCAAGGGCAGGAGGAGCAGGGATTGCAATTTCCTTTTGTGTGTCATCTGAAGTTAAACTACTCGCGAGTATTGAAAAAAAGATTGGAGAGAGTATACCGGTTATTAATGATCATCCATTCTTTGCCGAGCTTTCGAGTCAGGACCCTCATTCTAAGAAGAAGAAAAAGCCTAAGAGAAAGCGCTTTTAG
- the nqrF gene encoding NADH:ubiquinone reductase (Na(+)-transporting) subunit F codes for MNEIILGVLMFTVVVLALVLVILFAKSKLVSSGNIKLSINGEKTVEIPAGGKLLNALADQKLFVSSACGGGGTCGQCKVHVHKGGGEILETELSHITKREAKDGCRLACQVSIKEDMDIEVEDEVFGVKKWECTVRSNHNVATFIKEFVLDLPEGESVPFRAGGFIQIERPPGLTIDYKDFDIEEEYRGDWDTFKVWDNISTVPDETIRAYSMANYPEEEGMIMLNVRIASPPPRAPKGTPPGKMSSYIFGCKPGDKVTISGPFGEFFARDTKKEMVFVGGGAGMAPMRSHLFDQLKRLKTDRKITFWYGARSKREMFYVEDFDGLQAENENFKWHCALSDALPEDNWEGYKGFIHQVLHDEYLKDHPAPEDCEYYLCGPPIMNACVIDMLLDLGVEREDIMLDDFGG; via the coding sequence ATGAATGAAATTATTTTAGGCGTATTAATGTTTACCGTCGTAGTCTTGGCACTTGTGCTAGTTATTCTTTTTGCAAAGTCTAAACTAGTTAGTAGTGGAAATATCAAGCTATCGATAAACGGTGAAAAAACAGTTGAGATCCCTGCTGGTGGGAAGCTACTTAACGCCCTAGCTGATCAGAAACTTTTTGTTTCATCTGCCTGTGGTGGTGGTGGAACATGTGGACAATGTAAAGTTCATGTACATAAAGGTGGGGGAGAGATTCTCGAAACAGAACTTTCTCACATTACAAAGAGAGAAGCTAAAGATGGTTGTCGTCTAGCGTGTCAGGTCTCAATTAAAGAAGATATGGACATCGAAGTAGAGGATGAAGTTTTTGGTGTTAAGAAGTGGGAATGTACAGTTAGGTCTAACCATAACGTTGCGACTTTTATTAAAGAATTTGTTCTCGATCTTCCAGAAGGTGAGTCAGTTCCTTTTAGAGCTGGTGGATTTATTCAAATTGAAAGACCTCCAGGTTTAACAATTGATTATAAAGACTTCGATATTGAAGAAGAGTACAGAGGTGATTGGGATACTTTCAAAGTTTGGGATAATATCTCAACTGTTCCTGATGAGACTATTAGAGCGTACTCAATGGCAAACTATCCTGAAGAAGAAGGGATGATAATGCTGAACGTTCGTATTGCTTCTCCACCTCCAAGAGCTCCTAAAGGAACTCCTCCAGGTAAGATGTCATCTTATATCTTTGGTTGTAAGCCAGGCGATAAGGTAACAATCTCTGGACCATTTGGAGAATTCTTTGCTCGTGATACGAAAAAAGAGATGGTCTTTGTTGGTGGTGGTGCAGGTATGGCGCCAATGCGTTCGCACTTATTTGATCAGCTCAAAAGACTTAAGACAGATCGTAAGATTACTTTCTGGTATGGAGCTCGTTCTAAGAGAGAAATGTTCTATGTTGAGGACTTTGACGGTCTACAGGCCGAAAATGAAAACTTCAAGTGGCATTGTGCTCTTTCAGATGCACTTCCAGAAGATAATTGGGAAGGTTATAAAGGATTTATTCATCAAGTATTACATGATGAATACCTAAAAGATCATCCAGCACCAGAAGATTGTGAGTACTACCTTTGTGGTCCTCCAATTATGAATGCTTGTGTAATTGACATGCTCCTTGACCTTGGGGTTGAAAGAGAAGATATTATGCTTGATGACTTTGGTGGATAA
- the nqrE gene encoding NADH:ubiquinone reductase (Na(+)-transporting) subunit E gives MLEHYLSLFIKSIFVENLALSFFLGMCTFLAVSKKVKTSLGLGVAVVVVQTITVPINNLLYTYLLKDNALQWAGIEGVDLSFLGLISYIGVIAAMVQILEMTLDKFFPALYTALGIFLPLITVNCAIMGGSLFMVERDYNFSESVVYGLGSGIGWALAIAALAGIREKMRYSDVPDGLKGLGITFITVGLMALGFLSFSGIQL, from the coding sequence ATGTTAGAACATTATTTAAGTTTATTTATTAAATCTATTTTTGTTGAAAACTTAGCTCTATCTTTCTTCCTAGGTATGTGTACTTTCTTAGCAGTATCTAAGAAAGTTAAAACTTCCCTCGGTTTAGGGGTAGCGGTTGTTGTTGTTCAAACAATTACAGTTCCAATTAACAACCTTCTTTATACTTATCTTTTAAAGGATAATGCTCTTCAATGGGCTGGTATAGAGGGTGTAGATCTATCTTTTCTAGGTCTTATTTCTTATATCGGAGTTATCGCAGCGATGGTTCAGATCCTAGAGATGACTTTAGATAAATTTTTTCCAGCTCTTTATACTGCGCTAGGGATCTTCTTACCACTGATTACAGTTAACTGTGCGATCATGGGTGGATCACTATTTATGGTTGAGAGAGATTATAATTTCTCTGAAAGTGTTGTTTACGGTTTAGGTTCAGGTATTGGTTGGGCCCTAGCAATTGCAGCTCTAGCAGGAATTAGAGAAAAAATGAGATATAGCGACGTACCTGATGGATTAAAAGGACTAGGGATTACCTTCATTACTGTTGGTTTAATGGCACTAGGTTTCCTTTCATTCTCTGGTATTCAACTTTAA
- a CDS encoding NADH:ubiquinone reductase (Na(+)-transporting) subunit D: MSLKKTFFKPLFEDNPIALQILGICSALAVTTKLETAFVMCLAVTLVTAFSGFFVSIIRNHVPSSIRIIVMMTVIASLVIVTDQLLKAFVYDVAKSMSVYIGLIITNCIVMGRAEAYAMKNTPIMSFVDGLGNGIGYSVVLLFVAFFRELLGSGKLLGYTILPTVGNGGFYQTNGMALLAPSAFFLIGLFIWALRTWKTDQVEKEN; the protein is encoded by the coding sequence ATGAGCCTTAAGAAAACTTTCTTTAAACCTCTATTTGAAGATAACCCAATTGCACTACAGATCCTTGGGATTTGTTCTGCACTTGCTGTTACTACAAAATTAGAGACTGCATTTGTAATGTGTTTAGCCGTGACTTTAGTTACAGCATTTTCAGGATTCTTTGTTTCTATTATTAGAAACCATGTTCCTTCTAGTATTCGTATCATCGTAATGATGACTGTTATTGCGTCACTCGTTATTGTAACAGATCAGCTTTTAAAGGCCTTCGTTTATGATGTAGCTAAGTCTATGTCTGTATACATCGGGCTAATTATTACAAACTGTATCGTTATGGGGCGTGCTGAAGCATATGCAATGAAGAATACACCTATTATGTCTTTTGTAGACGGTCTTGGAAACGGGATTGGGTATAGTGTTGTTTTATTATTTGTTGCATTTTTTAGAGAATTACTAGGAAGTGGAAAACTTCTTGGATACACAATTCTTCCAACAGTTGGAAATGGTGGATTCTACCAAACTAATGGTATGGCGCTACTTGCTCCAAGTGCATTTTTCCTAATTGGTCTATTTATCTGGGCCCTTAGAACTTGGAAAACTGATCAAGTGGAAAAGGAGAACTAG
- a CDS encoding Na(+)-translocating NADH-quinone reductase subunit C: MKGETGKTLLVAFLLCIVCSVLVSGAAVKLKPLQEANKKLDVKKNLLVAAGMVNSTATKEEIDSAYSNVTPLLVDLATGDIVEGDIENYDQKKAAKDPKQNLMIESADDFGGIKMRAKIAKAYLVKEAGETKMIVLPVHGKGLWSTMYGFLVLEPSTTTVKGIGYYAHGETPGLGGEIDNPTWKASWTGKKILDENFEPVLKVVKGAAKTETEIDGLSGATLTANGVSGTIKYWLGENGFGPFLAKFRDGGIQ, encoded by the coding sequence ATGAAAGGTGAAACAGGTAAAACGCTTCTAGTCGCTTTCCTTCTTTGTATTGTTTGTTCAGTTCTCGTATCTGGTGCAGCAGTAAAGTTAAAGCCACTTCAAGAGGCCAATAAGAAACTTGACGTTAAGAAGAATCTTCTAGTTGCTGCAGGTATGGTTAACTCTACTGCAACGAAAGAGGAGATTGACTCTGCGTATTCAAATGTAACTCCATTATTAGTTGATCTTGCAACAGGTGATATTGTTGAAGGTGATATTGAAAATTACGACCAAAAGAAAGCAGCAAAAGATCCTAAGCAAAACTTAATGATTGAATCTGCTGATGATTTTGGCGGTATTAAGATGAGAGCAAAGATCGCGAAAGCCTACTTGGTAAAAGAAGCAGGAGAAACGAAAATGATCGTTCTTCCGGTTCATGGAAAAGGGCTTTGGTCTACAATGTATGGTTTTCTAGTATTAGAGCCATCAACAACTACAGTTAAAGGTATCGGTTACTATGCTCACGGCGAGACTCCTGGTCTTGGTGGTGAGATTGATAATCCTACTTGGAAAGCGAGTTGGACCGGAAAGAAGATTCTTGATGAGAACTTCGAGCCAGTATTAAAAGTTGTTAAGGGTGCTGCAAAGACTGAGACTGAAATTGATGGTCTCTCTGGAGCAACTCTTACTGCAAATGGTGTTTCTGGAACTATTAAGTACTGGCTTGGTGAAAATGGATTTGGTCCATTCTTAGCGAAGTTCAGAGATGGGGGGATTCAATAA
- a CDS encoding NADH:ubiquinone reductase (Na(+)-transporting) subunit B yields the protein MKALRGFLDSQHHHFVKGGKLEKFYPMYEMIDTFIYTPGEVSRGSVHVRDGIDLKRTMTTVAMALTFCLLMGAYNTGLQANLALAANGITSVDSWRGMIMATLGLGFDPANCISNFVYGLLFLLPVFLVTNIAGGFWEVIFATVRKHEINEGFLVTGLLFPLILPPTIPLWQVAVGISFGVVFGKEVFGGTGKNFLNPALTARAFLFFAYPGEISGDAVWTAVDGFTGATALGQAATGGVSAITTSWMDAFYGFMPGSMGETSTLACLLGAIILIVSGIGSWRIMLSMLISAMAFAFMLNVIGSDTNPMFALPPHWHIVLGGFAFGLVFMATDPVSAAMTFKGQYFYGALIGLMAILVRVINPAFPEGVMLAILFSNCFAPLIDWFVVNGDIKRRQARIKA from the coding sequence ATGAAGGCTTTAAGAGGTTTTCTAGATTCTCAACATCATCACTTCGTTAAAGGTGGTAAATTAGAAAAGTTCTATCCAATGTATGAAATGATAGACACTTTTATTTATACTCCTGGTGAAGTGAGCAGAGGTTCTGTTCACGTACGTGATGGTATTGATCTAAAAAGAACAATGACAACAGTTGCAATGGCCCTGACATTCTGTTTGCTTATGGGTGCATACAATACTGGATTACAAGCAAATTTAGCACTAGCTGCTAATGGGATTACATCTGTAGATTCTTGGAGAGGCATGATCATGGCCACTTTAGGTCTTGGTTTTGATCCAGCAAATTGCATTTCAAACTTTGTTTATGGACTACTATTTTTACTGCCAGTCTTTTTGGTGACGAATATTGCTGGTGGTTTCTGGGAAGTTATCTTTGCAACGGTTAGAAAGCATGAAATTAATGAAGGTTTCCTAGTAACAGGACTTTTATTTCCACTTATTTTACCTCCAACAATTCCTCTATGGCAGGTTGCTGTAGGGATCTCTTTTGGTGTTGTATTTGGAAAGGAAGTATTTGGTGGAACTGGGAAGAACTTTTTAAACCCAGCTCTTACAGCTAGAGCATTTCTATTCTTTGCTTATCCTGGAGAAATCTCAGGTGATGCAGTTTGGACGGCCGTTGATGGTTTCACTGGAGCAACAGCTCTTGGTCAAGCTGCAACTGGTGGTGTAAGTGCTATTACAACTTCTTGGATGGATGCATTCTATGGATTTATGCCTGGTTCAATGGGTGAGACTTCAACTCTTGCTTGTTTACTAGGAGCGATCATCCTTATTGTTTCTGGAATTGGTTCTTGGAGAATTATGCTCTCTATGCTTATTTCAGCTATGGCATTTGCATTTATGCTAAATGTAATTGGTTCAGATACAAACCCAATGTTTGCTCTTCCTCCTCACTGGCACATCGTGCTTGGTGGATTTGCTTTTGGTCTTGTCTTTATGGCAACTGATCCTGTTTCTGCCGCTATGACTTTTAAAGGACAATATTTCTATGGGGCCCTCATTGGTCTAATGGCTATCCTTGTTCGTGTTATTAACCCAGCATTCCCGGAAGGTGTAATGCTTGCGATTCTTTTCTCAAATTGTTTTGCACCACTAATCGACTGGTTTGTTGTTAATGGTGATATCAAGAGAAGACAAGCTCGTATCAAGGCATAA
- a CDS encoding Na(+)-translocating NADH-quinone reductase subunit A — translation MIRIKKGLDVPISGAPKQTIEAGPQVKRVAITGPDYVGMKPSMKVQIGDTVKIGQVLFECKKNEGLLYTSPANGKVVEINRGAKRAFQTIVIEVSGHDQLEFSSFKSKNVSELTFDDVKNLLVESGLWTALRMRPFSKVALLSDKPSAVFINAMDTNPLAANPDQVIGQYADDFKTGVEVLSKLTEGKTYVCKAAGSKVQAPANVVTEEFSGPHPAGLVGTHIHFLSPVHADKAVWHANYQDVIAVGKLFTTGKLWTDRVISVAGPKAKNPRLLTTTMGAHILDLVASETGDGELRIISGSVLNGRKVEDSFLYLGRYHNQVSILAEGREREFLGWQMPGLNKFSIKRTFVSSLFGSSKRFDMNTTTHGSLRAMVPVGMYEKLVPLDVLPTQLIRSLLTRDTDLAQQLGCLELDEEDLALCTFASVGKKDFGPILRENLTTIEKEG, via the coding sequence ATGATTCGTATTAAGAAAGGTTTAGATGTTCCTATTAGTGGAGCTCCTAAGCAGACAATCGAAGCTGGTCCACAAGTTAAGAGAGTTGCGATCACAGGTCCTGACTATGTTGGGATGAAACCTTCTATGAAGGTTCAGATTGGTGACACTGTTAAAATTGGACAAGTTCTTTTTGAATGCAAGAAGAACGAAGGGCTTCTTTACACTTCTCCGGCAAATGGAAAGGTTGTAGAGATTAACAGAGGCGCAAAAAGAGCGTTTCAAACTATTGTGATTGAAGTTTCAGGTCACGATCAATTAGAATTTTCAAGCTTTAAGTCAAAGAATGTAAGTGAGCTTACTTTTGATGATGTAAAGAATCTTCTAGTTGAGTCTGGACTATGGACAGCTTTAAGAATGAGACCTTTTTCTAAGGTTGCACTTCTTTCTGATAAGCCAAGCGCAGTATTTATCAATGCAATGGATACCAATCCTTTAGCTGCAAACCCAGACCAAGTTATTGGACAGTACGCTGATGACTTTAAAACAGGTGTCGAAGTTCTTTCTAAATTAACAGAAGGAAAGACTTATGTTTGTAAAGCGGCTGGATCAAAGGTCCAGGCTCCAGCAAATGTTGTTACTGAAGAATTCTCTGGTCCTCATCCTGCTGGATTAGTTGGAACTCATATTCATTTTCTAAGTCCTGTTCATGCAGATAAAGCTGTATGGCACGCAAATTACCAAGACGTAATTGCTGTTGGTAAATTATTTACAACAGGAAAACTTTGGACTGACAGAGTTATCTCTGTTGCAGGACCAAAGGCGAAGAACCCAAGACTTTTAACAACAACAATGGGTGCTCATATTCTTGATTTAGTTGCTAGTGAAACTGGTGATGGAGAATTAAGAATTATTTCTGGTTCTGTTTTAAATGGACGTAAAGTAGAGGATTCATTTCTTTACTTAGGACGTTACCATAATCAAGTTTCGATTCTTGCTGAAGGAAGAGAGAGAGAGTTCTTAGGTTGGCAAATGCCAGGACTTAATAAGTTTTCTATAAAGAGAACTTTTGTTTCTTCTCTATTTGGGTCTTCTAAGAGATTTGATATGAATACAACTACTCATGGTTCTTTAAGAGCAATGGTTCCAGTAGGAATGTATGAAAAACTTGTTCCTCTTGATGTTCTTCCAACTCAACTGATTAGATCTCTACTTACTAGAGACACTGATCTAGCACAACAACTTGGTTGCCTTGAGTTAGATGAAGAAGATTTAGCACTATGTACTTTTGCTAGTGTTGGAAAGAAGGACTTCGGTCCAATTCTAAGAGAGAATTTAACTACTATTGAGAAGGAAGGTTAA
- a CDS encoding YchJ family protein, which produces MSCPCGVGKDYSDCCEPLHKGASKAKTAEQLMRSRYCAFAKEQIDYLISTQDSASRDQLNRDEIEIWSKESDWKNIDIIDTEAGLEQDEQGIVEFKATYVVGDKEVVHHERSSFAKEDGDWYFVEGDVIRDQVKRAGPKVGRNDPCPCGSGKKHKKCCL; this is translated from the coding sequence ATGAGTTGTCCTTGTGGAGTAGGAAAAGATTATTCAGATTGTTGTGAACCATTACATAAGGGAGCCTCAAAGGCGAAAACTGCAGAGCAGCTAATGAGATCAAGATATTGTGCTTTTGCAAAAGAGCAAATTGATTATTTAATTTCAACTCAAGATAGCGCTAGCAGAGATCAGCTCAATAGAGATGAGATTGAGATTTGGTCTAAAGAAAGTGATTGGAAAAATATTGATATTATCGACACTGAAGCTGGTCTTGAACAAGATGAGCAGGGGATTGTTGAGTTTAAAGCAACATATGTTGTTGGAGATAAGGAAGTTGTTCACCACGAAAGGTCTAGCTTTGCCAAGGAAGATGGTGATTGGTACTTTGTTGAAGGTGATGTCATTAGAGATCAAGTAAAGCGAGCTGGACCTAAGGTCGGTAGAAATGACCCATGTCCATGTGGTAGTGGAAAGAAACATAAGAAGTGTTGTCTATAA
- a CDS encoding sensor histidine kinase, protein MQKEKNYLDKLRLTHLAKNNINSMVGLTISTILIFIILLDHLPRTLGLSYLTISLAQSLGRLYYYANFLKKLKSVEEVNEKRTELIFAILSTLSALTYSCFSISFFSYLSQIHQLFLLVIATGMVAITFNSNASSSKVFVPYSIFTLLPFFIWYALQFTTPESYISVFIIIFCVIIIKSSKSVNHYIVTAFEARQNNEHLLLNLKKRKKALEDTNQSLKKHIDDNEKLKKKLIEQESLAAVSVLSSGLAHEIRNPLNIIINSSAILKEIIEELDTKKVNFEQDDNFDIEEAMQDAKTSIEYILAEGHKANTIVSQLISTSAGHKKSNSERFSINELIEEVALTIEIAMKSKFLEANASVSVSLSPLADEYHGHKSELGKVLYNTLYNSIESLQEKYENDPTHFSPVIKINSEIKDDSIEIELYDNGIGVKEENLSKVFTPFYTTKPTNKATGLGMSSSYEIINNLYKGSMKLESKQGQFAKVIITLPLESK, encoded by the coding sequence ATGCAAAAGGAAAAAAACTATTTAGATAAACTTAGACTGACTCACTTGGCCAAGAATAATATAAATTCTATGGTTGGCCTAACCATCTCAACTATACTTATTTTTATCATTCTATTAGATCACTTACCACGAACTTTAGGTTTAAGTTACCTTACAATTTCTTTAGCACAATCTTTGGGACGTCTATATTACTATGCTAATTTTCTTAAAAAATTAAAATCTGTAGAAGAAGTTAACGAGAAAAGAACGGAACTAATTTTCGCAATTCTCTCTACTCTTTCGGCCTTAACATATAGCTGTTTTTCTATTTCCTTCTTTTCATACTTAAGCCAAATTCATCAGCTCTTTCTATTGGTCATCGCTACAGGTATGGTTGCAATAACTTTTAACTCAAACGCTTCTTCTTCAAAAGTTTTTGTTCCCTACTCTATTTTTACACTGCTTCCTTTCTTTATTTGGTATGCTCTTCAATTCACAACGCCTGAGAGCTATATATCAGTTTTCATCATTATCTTCTGTGTCATTATTATTAAATCTTCTAAGTCAGTGAATCACTATATCGTTACAGCATTTGAGGCCCGACAAAATAATGAACACTTATTGTTAAACCTTAAAAAGCGTAAGAAAGCTCTAGAGGATACGAATCAGAGTTTAAAAAAACATATTGATGATAATGAGAAGCTCAAAAAGAAGTTAATCGAGCAAGAAAGTTTGGCCGCAGTAAGTGTACTCTCTTCAGGCTTGGCCCATGAAATACGAAACCCACTTAATATTATCATTAACTCCTCTGCTATTTTAAAGGAAATTATTGAAGAGTTAGATACTAAGAAAGTTAACTTCGAACAAGATGATAACTTTGATATAGAAGAAGCTATGCAAGATGCTAAAACAAGTATCGAGTATATCCTAGCAGAAGGTCACAAGGCCAACACGATAGTCTCTCAACTGATTTCAACATCTGCTGGTCATAAGAAATCTAATAGTGAACGTTTCAGTATTAATGAGCTAATAGAAGAAGTCGCCTTAACCATTGAGATTGCCATGAAGAGTAAGTTTCTTGAAGCTAACGCATCCGTTAGCGTCAGCCTAAGTCCACTTGCCGACGAATACCATGGTCACAAGAGTGAACTAGGGAAAGTTCTATACAACACTCTCTACAACTCAATTGAATCACTTCAAGAAAAATATGAAAATGATCCGACTCACTTTTCTCCAGTGATAAAAATCAATAGCGAAATCAAAGACGACTCAATAGAGATAGAATTATATGATAATGGAATAGGTGTAAAAGAAGAAAACCTCTCAAAGGTCTTCACTCCCTTTTACACAACCAAGCCTACAAATAAAGCGACAGGTCTAGGAATGAGTTCATCTTATGAAATTATAAATAATCTCTATAAGGGAAGTATGAAATTAGAATCCAAACAAGGCCAATTTGCAAAAGTTATTATAACCCTGCCCTTAGAATCGAAATAG
- a CDS encoding class I SAM-dependent methyltransferase — translation MKEVGKDGFSKEYWDVNYSNPDEMDGIGNAENHAKYMKALFDLDFIDISSIVDLGFGLGHLLQATLKEFIPYRAMGIEPSKYPFELVLKRGISPVESTKLNLINTDLVSWCENPKFSKHFDLGICTSVFQYLSDEEVRAVIPILAKRVKYLYFSVPTDKELNRQIEDLEFKDEYAIRRSRSWYQRELKKSFTFVSTRVLESKEFFKEEDTFFTDLLFRF, via the coding sequence TTGAAAGAAGTTGGAAAAGATGGATTTTCTAAAGAGTATTGGGATGTAAATTACTCCAATCCTGATGAAATGGATGGAATAGGTAATGCTGAAAATCATGCTAAGTATATGAAGGCATTATTTGATTTAGATTTTATTGATATAAGTAGTATCGTCGATTTAGGCTTTGGATTAGGACATTTATTGCAGGCAACATTAAAGGAGTTTATTCCTTATAGAGCAATGGGAATTGAGCCTTCGAAGTATCCTTTCGAGTTAGTTCTAAAAAGAGGTATTTCACCTGTTGAGTCGACAAAACTAAACCTAATTAATACAGACCTTGTAAGCTGGTGCGAAAACCCTAAGTTTTCTAAGCACTTTGATCTTGGTATTTGCACTTCAGTTTTTCAATACCTAAGTGATGAAGAGGTGAGAGCTGTTATTCCAATTTTGGCAAAACGAGTAAAGTATCTCTATTTCTCTGTTCCGACTGATAAAGAGCTTAATCGCCAGATCGAAGACCTAGAATTTAAAGATGAGTATGCGATAAGAAGATCTAGGAGCTGGTATCAGCGAGAATTAAAGAAGAGCTTTACCTTCGTTTCAACAAGAGTTTTAGAGAGTAAAGAGTTCTTTAAAGAGGAAGATACCTTCTTTACTGACTTACTATTTCGATTCTAA